The following are encoded in a window of Streptomyces sp. Go-475 genomic DNA:
- a CDS encoding SLC13 family permease: MSAEVISIGALLVMFVVGTVLPINLGILAFVATFAVGTASLGLTEDEIFEGFPAKLFVTIVGVTYLFSVARRNGTIDWLVAAGVRLVRGKVGLIPWVLFLVAALLTAFGTFTPAAVAILAPIGMNFAHRYQLNPLVVGMMVISGGHAGAFSPLAVSGALVLGLVDKTDLQVSAVALFSASFVINLVLSILTYALLAKRPAPLVEGAAEAADDEDLDVSGRPDWRQWLTLASLLALVAGALGFHLEIGFLALAAGALLALVDMKRQEKAVDGVSWSTLLLVAGMMTYIAMLEKAGIIEEISEHAAGLGAPLAVALLLCFTVAITSAFASSTAILTAIIPIAVPLLLSSHLSAAGLIAALAVSTTIVDTSPFSTNGALVLSNARGVDTRRFYRQVIGYTGGIVALGPVVAWGALVLPWS; encoded by the coding sequence ATGTCTGCTGAAGTGATCTCCATAGGCGCGCTGCTGGTGATGTTCGTGGTCGGCACCGTGCTGCCGATCAACCTGGGCATCCTCGCCTTCGTCGCCACCTTCGCGGTCGGCACCGCCTCGCTCGGCCTCACCGAGGACGAGATCTTCGAGGGGTTCCCGGCGAAGCTCTTCGTCACCATCGTCGGAGTCACCTACCTGTTCTCCGTCGCCCGCCGCAACGGCACCATCGACTGGCTCGTCGCGGCCGGGGTGCGGCTGGTACGCGGCAAGGTGGGGCTCATCCCCTGGGTACTGTTCCTGGTGGCCGCCCTGCTGACGGCGTTCGGTACGTTCACCCCGGCCGCGGTCGCGATCCTCGCGCCGATCGGCATGAACTTCGCCCACCGCTACCAGCTCAACCCGCTGGTCGTCGGCATGATGGTGATCAGCGGCGGGCACGCGGGCGCGTTCTCCCCGCTGGCCGTCTCCGGTGCGCTGGTGCTCGGCCTCGTCGACAAGACCGATCTGCAGGTCTCCGCCGTGGCGCTGTTCAGCGCCAGCTTCGTGATCAACCTGGTGCTCTCGATCCTCACCTACGCCCTGCTCGCCAAGCGTCCCGCCCCGCTGGTCGAGGGCGCCGCGGAGGCAGCCGACGACGAGGACCTCGATGTCTCTGGCAGGCCCGACTGGCGGCAGTGGCTCACCCTCGCCTCTCTGTTGGCCCTCGTCGCCGGCGCGCTCGGCTTCCACCTGGAGATCGGCTTCCTCGCGCTGGCTGCCGGTGCCCTGCTGGCCCTGGTGGACATGAAGCGGCAGGAGAAGGCCGTGGACGGCGTCAGCTGGTCCACCCTGCTTCTGGTCGCGGGCATGATGACGTACATCGCGATGCTGGAGAAGGCCGGCATCATCGAGGAGATCTCCGAACACGCCGCGGGCCTGGGCGCCCCGCTCGCCGTCGCCCTGCTGCTGTGCTTCACCGTCGCCATCACCTCCGCCTTCGCCTCCTCCACCGCGATCCTCACAGCGATCATCCCCATCGCCGTACCGCTGCTGCTCTCCAGCCACCTCAGCGCCGCCGGACTGATCGCCGCGCTCGCCGTCTCCACGACGATCGTCGACACCTCGCCCTTCTCGACCAACGGAGCACTCGTCCTCAGCAACGCCCGTGGGGTGGACACCCGCCGCTTCTACCGCCAGGTCATCGGCTACACCGGCGGAATCGTCGCCCTCGGCCCCGTCGTCGCCTGGGGCGCCCTGGTCCTTCCCTGGTCATAG
- a CDS encoding diiron oxygenase has product MTTLTEADALDGLRDALGLLKDREQVAQRLLDSSAKHSFDPDKELDWDAPFEEGKWFWPPELVSLYDTPLWKRMSEEQRILLSQHEAAALASLGIWFEIILMQLLVRHIYDKAATSAHVRYALTEIEDECRHSKMFARLISQGGTPWYPVSRAHQHLGRLFKTISTTPGSFTATLLGEEVLDWMQRLTFPDERVQPLIRGVTRIHVVEEARHVRYAREELRRQMVTAPKWSQEFTRITSGEFARVFSVAFVNPEVYTNVGLDKREALAQVKASGHRREVMQNGSKRLTDFLDDIGVLRGVGRRLWKSSGLLA; this is encoded by the coding sequence ATGACGACCCTGACGGAAGCCGACGCGCTCGACGGCCTGCGCGATGCCCTCGGCCTGCTGAAGGACCGGGAGCAGGTGGCCCAGCGGCTGCTCGACTCCTCCGCCAAGCACTCCTTCGATCCCGACAAGGAGCTGGACTGGGACGCACCCTTCGAGGAGGGCAAGTGGTTCTGGCCGCCGGAGCTGGTGTCGCTCTACGACACGCCGCTGTGGAAGCGGATGAGCGAGGAGCAGCGCATCCTGCTCTCCCAGCACGAGGCGGCGGCGCTGGCCTCCCTGGGCATCTGGTTCGAGATCATCCTGATGCAGCTGCTGGTCCGCCACATCTACGACAAGGCCGCGACCAGCGCGCACGTCCGCTACGCGCTCACCGAGATCGAGGACGAGTGCCGGCACTCCAAGATGTTCGCCCGGCTGATCTCCCAGGGCGGCACGCCCTGGTACCCGGTCAGCCGCGCCCACCAGCACCTCGGCCGACTCTTCAAGACCATCTCCACCACCCCGGGTTCCTTCACGGCGACGCTCCTCGGCGAGGAGGTCCTCGACTGGATGCAGCGCCTGACGTTCCCCGACGAGCGCGTCCAGCCCCTGATCCGGGGCGTCACCCGCATCCACGTGGTCGAGGAGGCCCGCCACGTCCGCTACGCCCGTGAGGAACTCCGCCGCCAGATGGTGACGGCCCCGAAGTGGTCCCAGGAGTTCACCCGCATCACCTCCGGGGAGTTCGCCCGGGTGTTCTCGGTGGCGTTCGTGAACCCCGAGGTCTACACGAACGTGGGCCTGGACAAGCGGGAGGCCCTCGCCCAGGTCAAGGCCAGCGGCCATCGCCGCGAGGTCATGCAGAACGGCTCGAAGCGCCTGACCGACTTCCTCGACGACATCGGCGTACTGCGCGGCGTCGGCCGACGACTGTGGAAGTCGTCCGGCCTGCTGGCGTAG
- a CDS encoding ferritin-like domain-containing protein, with protein sequence MPTFDVYAKEPDEPVWQVGATGAARFNWEYDDGRDRLLALYQKGKDKQWDGQRRIDWELEVDPYDPLGTPDEAMSLYGTRHWAKLTDKDKGDLRRHYASWQFSQFLHGEQGAMICAARIVESVPDLDAKFYSATQTMDEARHAEIYGRFLHEKIGLLYPINDNLQSLLGDTLRDSRWDMPYLGMQVLIEGLALAAFGMIRDTTDKPLPKQILAYVMQDEARHVAFGRMALRDYYRQLTDAELREREEFVIEGCYLMRDRLRGVEVLENFGIPKAEAEEYSEQSEFLALFRKLLFSRIVPCVKDIGLWGKRLQQAYVDMGVLEMGDSDLDLLMAQDEEVAEKLDAERFAAEEKERVAEVEGAIAAGQRLED encoded by the coding sequence ATGCCGACCTTCGACGTGTACGCCAAGGAGCCGGACGAACCCGTGTGGCAGGTGGGGGCGACCGGCGCAGCCCGTTTCAACTGGGAGTACGACGACGGCCGCGACCGCCTCCTGGCCCTCTACCAGAAGGGCAAGGACAAGCAGTGGGACGGGCAGCGGCGGATCGACTGGGAGCTGGAGGTGGATCCGTACGATCCGCTGGGGACTCCGGACGAGGCCATGTCGCTGTACGGGACCCGCCACTGGGCGAAGCTGACGGACAAGGACAAGGGCGATCTGCGCCGGCACTACGCCTCCTGGCAGTTCAGCCAGTTCCTGCACGGCGAGCAGGGCGCGATGATCTGCGCCGCCCGGATCGTGGAGTCGGTCCCCGACCTGGACGCCAAGTTCTACTCCGCCACCCAGACCATGGACGAGGCCCGGCACGCCGAGATCTACGGCCGGTTCCTGCACGAGAAGATCGGGCTGCTGTACCCGATCAACGACAACCTTCAGTCCCTGCTGGGCGACACCCTGCGCGACTCGCGCTGGGACATGCCGTACCTCGGGATGCAGGTCCTGATCGAGGGCCTGGCCCTGGCCGCCTTCGGCATGATCAGGGACACCACGGACAAGCCGCTGCCCAAGCAGATCCTCGCGTACGTCATGCAGGACGAGGCGCGGCACGTGGCCTTCGGACGGATGGCCCTGCGCGACTACTACCGGCAGCTCACCGACGCCGAGCTCAGGGAGCGCGAGGAGTTCGTCATCGAGGGCTGCTACCTGATGCGCGACCGGCTGCGCGGGGTCGAGGTCCTGGAGAACTTCGGCATCCCGAAGGCCGAGGCCGAGGAGTACAGCGAGCAGTCCGAGTTCCTCGCCCTGTTCCGCAAACTGCTGTTCAGCCGCATCGTCCCCTGCGTCAAGGACATCGGCCTGTGGGGCAAACGCCTCCAGCAGGCCTACGTCGACATGGGCGTGCTGGAGATGGGCGACTCCGACCTCGACCTGCTGATGGCCCAGGACGAGGAGGTCGCCGAGAAGCTGGACGCGGAGCGCTTCGCCGCGGAGGAGAAGGAGCGGGTGGCGGAGGTGGAGGGGGCCATCGCAGCCGGTCAACGACTCGAGGACTGA
- a CDS encoding Uma2 family endonuclease, with translation MSAARDYGLGDDFEWPRPPEGGWTADDLDALPNLPPHTELIDGSLVFVSPQTNFHSRAIRLLDNTLLDQVPEEYDVIREMTIKLNKRNRPEPDVLVFRADADTGPQQTWYRPEDVLIAVEVVSEDSEDRDREVKPRKYAQAGIPHYWRVEENEGLPVVYVYELDPATQAYGLTGIFHDKLELTVPFAIDIDLTALNRRR, from the coding sequence ATGAGCGCCGCACGCGACTACGGGCTGGGCGACGACTTCGAGTGGCCTCGTCCGCCGGAGGGTGGCTGGACGGCGGACGACCTCGACGCGCTTCCGAACCTGCCTCCGCACACGGAGCTGATCGACGGGAGTCTTGTCTTCGTGAGTCCGCAGACCAACTTCCACTCGCGTGCCATCCGCCTGCTGGACAACACCCTGCTGGATCAGGTGCCGGAAGAGTACGACGTCATCCGCGAGATGACCATCAAGCTGAACAAGCGCAATCGCCCGGAACCCGATGTCCTGGTGTTCCGCGCGGACGCCGATACGGGTCCGCAGCAGACCTGGTACCGGCCTGAGGACGTCCTCATCGCCGTCGAGGTCGTCTCGGAGGACTCGGAGGACCGAGACCGCGAGGTGAAGCCGCGGAAGTATGCACAGGCAGGCATTCCGCACTACTGGCGCGTCGAGGAGAACGAGGGACTCCCGGTGGTCTATGTCTACGAACTCGACCCCGCGACCCAGGCCTACGGCTTGACCGGCATCTTCCACGACAAGCTGGAGCTCACTGTCCCCTTCGCCATCGACATCGACCTCACCGCCCTCAACCGCCGCCGCTGA